The following coding sequences lie in one Peromyscus maniculatus bairdii isolate BWxNUB_F1_BW_parent chromosome 3, HU_Pman_BW_mat_3.1, whole genome shotgun sequence genomic window:
- the Tmem60 gene encoding transmembrane protein 60, producing the protein MRMSLAQRVLLTWLFTLLFLIMLVLKLDEKAPWNWFLIFIPVWIFDTILLVMLIVKMAGRCKSGFDPRHGSHNIKKKAWYLIAMLLKLAFCLALCAKLEQFTTMNLSYVFIPLWALLTGALTELGYNVFFVRD; encoded by the coding sequence atgagaatgtcctTGGCTCAGAGAGTACTCCTCACCTGGCTTTTCACATTACTCTTCCTGATCATGTTGGTGTTGAAACTGGATGAGAAGGCACCTTGGAACTGGTTCCTCATATTTATTCCAGTCTGGATATTTGACACTATCCTTCTCGTCATGCTGATTGTGAAGATGGCTGGACGGTGTAAGTCTGGCTTTGACCCCCGACATGGGTCAcacaacattaaaaagaaagcctggtaccTCATTGCAATGTTACTTAAGTTAGCCTTCTGCCTCGCACTGTGTGCTAAACTGGAACAGTTTACTACCATGAACCTGTCCTATGTCTTCATTCCCTTATGGGCCTTACTGACTGGCGCTTTAACAGAACTGGGATATAATGTCTTTTTTGTGAGAGACTGA